A single genomic interval of Limisphaerales bacterium harbors:
- the zwf gene encoding glucose-6-phosphate dehydrogenase — protein METAVIPGLSRLDEGRKADEPCTIVIFGASGDLTVRKLIPALFHLYKDGQMPEPFRVVGFARRDKTDESWREEMKAGIERFSRSPNVDAKQWETFAANLFYHRGDLTDAKAYASLGTRLADFGNEQLANNLIFYLAISPSLFGDVVDRLHDAKLLHRWEEGDPFWQRVVVEKPFGHDLQSARELNAQLVKHARERQILRIDHYLGKETVQNIMMFRFSNAIFEQLWHREAIEHVQITVSEDIGVGSRGGYFEESGTMRDMMQNHLLQILSLVAMEPPPSLAAEDIRNEKVKALKSIRPMTPETVAQQVVRGQYFAGTVNGDNRAGYRQEERVDAGSNVETYAALKLFIDNWRWSGVPFYLRTGKNLPLRASEVRVQFRPTPSVLFAAEGDLNLDRNALTLRLQPDEGIFLRFNGKVPGTTIATRPVRMHFGYDAEFGAYTPEAYERLLLEAMAGDATLFIRRDEVETAWQFVDTIRSGWGGEPLSNREFYAAGTWGPEAAEDLLAQDGHVWHNPQPAK, from the coding sequence ATGGAAACTGCTGTAATTCCTGGCCTTTCGCGGCTGGATGAGGGGCGCAAGGCGGATGAACCGTGTACCATTGTGATTTTTGGCGCGAGTGGCGATCTCACGGTGCGTAAGCTGATCCCGGCGTTGTTTCACTTATACAAGGACGGGCAGATGCCCGAACCCTTCCGTGTGGTGGGCTTTGCGCGGCGGGATAAGACGGATGAAAGTTGGCGCGAGGAAATGAAGGCGGGCATCGAGCGCTTCTCGCGGTCGCCCAATGTTGATGCTAAGCAATGGGAAACTTTTGCGGCAAATTTGTTTTACCATCGCGGCGATCTCACCGACGCCAAGGCCTACGCGAGCTTGGGGACGCGCTTGGCGGATTTCGGCAACGAACAGCTCGCAAATAATTTGATTTTTTATCTGGCGATTTCACCGAGCTTGTTTGGCGATGTGGTGGACCGGCTGCACGATGCGAAGCTGCTGCATCGGTGGGAAGAGGGCGATCCGTTTTGGCAGCGCGTGGTGGTGGAGAAACCCTTCGGGCACGATCTGCAATCCGCGCGCGAACTCAACGCCCAACTGGTGAAGCACGCGCGCGAGCGGCAAATTCTCCGCATCGACCATTATCTCGGCAAGGAAACGGTGCAGAACATTATGATGTTCCGTTTCTCAAACGCCATCTTCGAGCAGCTTTGGCATCGCGAGGCCATCGAGCATGTGCAAATCACCGTGAGCGAAGACATCGGCGTGGGCAGCCGCGGCGGTTATTTTGAGGAATCGGGCACGATGCGCGATATGATGCAAAATCATCTCCTGCAAATCCTCTCGCTCGTGGCTATGGAGCCGCCCCCTTCGTTGGCCGCGGAAGATATCCGGAATGAAAAAGTAAAGGCGCTTAAATCCATTCGCCCTATGACGCCCGAGACGGTGGCGCAGCAAGTGGTACGTGGCCAGTATTTTGCCGGCACGGTGAATGGTGATAACCGCGCGGGCTATCGGCAGGAGGAGCGGGTGGATGCCGGGAGTAATGTGGAAACGTACGCCGCGCTCAAACTCTTCATCGACAACTGGCGCTGGAGCGGTGTGCCGTTTTATTTGCGTACGGGAAAAAATCTGCCGTTGCGCGCCAGCGAGGTGCGCGTGCAATTTCGCCCCACGCCGAGTGTGCTCTTCGCTGCAGAGGGCGATCTTAATTTGGATCGCAATGCACTGACTCTTCGCCTACAACCCGATGAAGGGATTTTTCTTCGCTTCAATGGCAAAGTGCCCGGCACCACCATCGCCACGCGCCCGGTGCGGATGCACTTTGGCTACGATGCGGAATTTGGAGCGTACACCCCCGAGGCGTACGAGCGCCTGTTGCTTGAGGCGATGGCGGGCGATGCCACATTGTTTATCCGACGCGATGAAGTGGAAACCGCGTGGCAATTTGTCGATACCATCCGCTCCGGTTGGGGGGGGGAGCCATTGAGCAACCGCGAATTTTATGCGGCCGGCACGTGGGGGCCCGAGGCGGCGGAAGACCTCCTCGCGCAGGACGGCCACGTGTGGCACAACCCCCAGCCTGCGAAATGA